From Pseudocalidococcus azoricus BACA0444, a single genomic window includes:
- a CDS encoding bile acid:sodium symporter family protein — MIRAIERYFLLVALSLSLLALGYPGLFTGFRAYIPQLLGLVMFGMGLTLEFKDFQGIWQKKSLVGIGVLLQFLLMPTLGWGLATLCQLPRDEFVGLVMVGACPGGTASNVITYLARANVPLSVVLTLTTTLLAPLLTPLLIYALARTKIDLALGPLMGSVFWIVLFPLLDGLILRRLLRRRLEPILAIFPAISILLIALIIATVVGQNQAQILQLPLMVILAVVLHNGLGLLLGYWGARLFQMPEADCRTVAIEVGMQNSGLGVALATQFVNATAALPAAIFSLWHNISGITLANYWAGQQDRHLQSQDGD; from the coding sequence GTGATTCGCGCAATTGAACGCTATTTCCTCCTGGTGGCTTTGTCCCTCTCTCTCTTGGCTTTGGGATATCCAGGGCTGTTTACGGGCTTTAGGGCCTATATTCCCCAACTGCTGGGCCTGGTGATGTTTGGGATGGGGTTGACCTTGGAGTTTAAGGATTTTCAAGGCATTTGGCAGAAAAAGTCCTTGGTGGGGATTGGGGTGTTGCTGCAATTTTTGCTTATGCCGACTTTGGGCTGGGGATTAGCGACACTTTGCCAATTACCGCGGGATGAGTTTGTCGGGCTGGTCATGGTTGGGGCTTGTCCAGGGGGAACGGCATCCAATGTGATTACCTATTTGGCCCGAGCCAATGTGCCTCTCTCCGTGGTCTTAACCCTAACAACCACCCTGCTCGCGCCTCTCCTCACACCTCTATTAATTTATGCTCTAGCCCGCACCAAAATCGATCTAGCTTTGGGGCCGTTGATGGGGTCTGTATTTTGGATTGTGTTGTTTCCCTTACTAGATGGCTTAATCCTCAGGCGACTTTTGCGGCGGCGTTTAGAGCCAATCTTAGCTATTTTTCCGGCCATTTCCATCCTTTTGATTGCCCTGATTATTGCTACGGTTGTGGGGCAGAACCAGGCCCAGATTTTACAACTGCCTTTAATGGTGATTTTGGCGGTAGTTTTACACAATGGCCTGGGTTTATTACTGGGGTACTGGGGGGCGCGCCTATTTCAGATGCCTGAAGCCGATTGTCGTACAGTGGCAATTGAAGTGGGGATGCAAAACTCTGGCCTGGGAGTGGCTTTAGCGACCCAATTTGTTAATGCGACCGCTGCCCTCCCCGCGGCTATTTTCAGCCTTTGGCATAATATTTCTGGCATTACCTTGGCGAACTACTGGGCCGGTCAACAGGATCGGCATCTACAGTCTCAAGATGGGGACTAA
- a CDS encoding LCP family protein: MAISSKQRASRSSRSPRTAQAMAVPRKNRSPWAWLGWGVAFATVSAVSLGLGMSLSLMTPSRQSNGALSGGWGELFGRGFQYGLARPINVLVMGVDLEPNARGYDHESLNGRSDTILLARLNPDQDSITVLTIPRDSRVEIPGYGMQKINAANAFGGAPLATQVVSHTLNYVPVDRYIRISTQAFRELVDLIGGVEVNVPVRMKYTDNTQKLFIDLQPGLQTLNGDQAEGFVRFRHDGLGDIGRAQRQQILLKALQKKIANPLMLAKLPQLYQVMQQYVDTDLSFGEMMAILQFGLGTSSKNINMLLLPGQFSGDGYDASYWLPNYEAIDRLVARHFFEKDASWSGTESVDPKGLKIAIQNATNSDQAGQALADFLMAQNYRNVYLDSEWSHPEAKTQVIAQQGDREAAVAMLINLGLGNVAKDLVEVDATGSFGSDITIRIGSDWRSFVPANF, translated from the coding sequence TTGGCAATTTCATCAAAACAACGTGCTTCCCGCTCATCTCGTTCTCCTCGCACCGCCCAGGCCATGGCAGTCCCCCGCAAAAATCGTTCTCCTTGGGCTTGGTTAGGGTGGGGTGTGGCCTTTGCAACCGTATCGGCAGTTTCCTTGGGCCTGGGGATGTCCCTTTCGTTGATGACACCCTCACGCCAGAGTAACGGGGCACTATCTGGGGGCTGGGGTGAATTATTTGGGCGTGGGTTTCAATATGGTCTGGCCCGCCCGATCAATGTCCTCGTCATGGGAGTAGATTTAGAACCCAATGCCCGCGGCTATGACCATGAATCATTGAATGGGCGCAGTGACACGATCCTCTTAGCCCGCCTGAATCCGGATCAAGATTCCATTACCGTCTTAACCATTCCCCGGGATAGTCGGGTCGAAATTCCTGGCTATGGGATGCAAAAAATTAACGCGGCCAATGCCTTTGGGGGCGCGCCCTTAGCCACTCAGGTCGTCAGCCACACCCTAAATTATGTGCCGGTGGATCGTTACATCCGCATCAGTACTCAAGCGTTTCGGGAGCTTGTGGATTTAATTGGCGGTGTGGAAGTGAATGTCCCTGTGCGGATGAAATATACCGACAATACCCAAAAACTGTTTATTGACCTCCAACCGGGGCTGCAAACCTTAAATGGAGATCAAGCCGAGGGATTTGTCCGGTTCCGCCATGATGGTCTCGGTGATATTGGCCGCGCCCAGCGGCAACAGATTTTACTAAAAGCCCTACAGAAAAAAATTGCCAATCCCCTCATGCTGGCCAAGCTACCCCAGTTGTATCAAGTCATGCAGCAATATGTGGACACCGACCTGAGTTTTGGCGAGATGATGGCCATATTACAGTTTGGCCTGGGCACGTCCTCCAAAAATATCAATATGCTACTGTTGCCTGGTCAGTTCAGTGGCGATGGCTACGATGCTAGTTATTGGTTGCCCAATTATGAGGCGATTGATCGCTTGGTGGCCCGCCACTTTTTTGAAAAAGATGCGAGTTGGAGTGGAACAGAGAGCGTTGACCCCAAAGGCTTAAAAATTGCGATCCAAAATGCCACCAATAGCGACCAGGCCGGACAAGCCCTTGCTGACTTTTTGATGGCCCAAAACTACCGAAATGTCTATCTGGATTCTGAATGGTCACATCCCGAAGCAAAAACACAAGTTATTGCCCAGCAGGGGGATCGGGAAGCTGCCGTAGCCATGCTAATTAACTTGGGCTTGGGTAATGTTGCTAAAGATCTAGTAGAAGTAGATGCAACCGGGAGCTTTGGCTCAGATATTACGATTCGGATTGGCAGTGACTGGCGTAGTTTTGTTCCAGCAAATTTCTAG
- a CDS encoding TrkH family potassium uptake protein, with the protein MLTIPRTICLGFLAVISIGTFLLVLPISTSSGAWNDPIVALFTATSAVCVTGHVVVDTGTYFSTWGQVVILALIQVGGLGYMTANTFLILLLGRKFKLKEKMAIQQALDRPGMNGGRQMVRSIIATTLIFEITGIFLLLLNFHSQYGWGHGLWLAIFHSISAWNNAGFSLFSDNLISYQASLGINLTIPALIIFGGIGYEVIFEIYTWFRDRLDHKAGLLTFSLNFKIVTTTTTRLLLFGTIALFLIEVKTSPEYFDLNFGQQVLVAWFQSVTARTAGFNTVDIGAMSNTALFMIIALMFVGGSPGGTAGGIKTTTARLLTGITKSTLQGKEEVLLYERQVPPSLIMKAVAVTVGSAVVVIFATIMISIADRDVNFIRILFEVVSAFATVGLSTGITASLSLVSKVILVITMYVGRVGILLLMAAIIGDPKPTTVHYPEENLLVG; encoded by the coding sequence ATGTTAACCATTCCCCGGACAATCTGCTTAGGTTTTTTGGCAGTGATTTCCATTGGCACATTTTTGCTGGTGTTGCCGATTTCGACCAGTAGTGGGGCCTGGAATGATCCCATTGTCGCTCTGTTTACGGCAACCTCAGCGGTTTGTGTCACCGGCCATGTTGTGGTGGACACGGGGACGTATTTTTCAACTTGGGGACAGGTGGTAATTCTGGCCTTGATTCAAGTCGGGGGCCTGGGTTATATGACCGCCAACACTTTTTTAATTCTCCTGTTGGGGCGGAAGTTTAAGCTCAAGGAAAAAATGGCGATTCAACAGGCTTTGGATCGGCCAGGAATGAATGGGGGGCGGCAAATGGTGCGCTCGATTATCGCCACAACCTTGATCTTTGAGATTACAGGTATTTTCCTTTTGTTACTCAACTTCCACTCTCAATATGGCTGGGGCCATGGCCTGTGGCTGGCGATTTTCCATAGTATTAGTGCCTGGAATAATGCCGGGTTTAGTTTGTTTAGTGATAACTTGATCTCCTACCAGGCCTCCCTGGGAATTAACCTGACTATTCCCGCCCTGATTATCTTTGGGGGTATTGGCTATGAAGTGATTTTTGAAATTTATACCTGGTTTCGAGATCGCCTGGATCACAAGGCTGGCCTGTTAACCTTTAGCTTAAATTTTAAGATTGTCACCACCACTACCACTCGCCTCCTGCTTTTTGGCACTATTGCCCTTTTCCTAATTGAGGTCAAAACATCCCCAGAGTATTTTGATTTGAACTTTGGCCAGCAAGTCCTCGTGGCCTGGTTTCAGTCCGTGACCGCCCGCACCGCCGGATTCAATACGGTGGATATTGGGGCCATGAGTAATACGGCTCTGTTTATGATCATTGCCTTGATGTTTGTCGGAGGTAGTCCAGGGGGCACTGCTGGCGGGATTAAAACCACCACGGCTCGGCTCCTGACAGGAATTACGAAATCTACCTTGCAAGGAAAAGAAGAGGTCTTGCTTTATGAGCGACAAGTTCCTCCCTCCCTGATCATGAAAGCGGTGGCTGTAACGGTTGGTTCCGCCGTAGTCGTCATCTTCGCAACCATTATGATTTCCATTGCGGATCGGGATGTGAACTTTATTAGAATCCTGTTTGAGGTTGTGTCCGCCTTTGCCACCGTGGGCCTATCTACGGGAATCACCGCCAGCTTATCCCTTGTTTCTAAGGTAATTTTAGTGATCACCATGTATGTGGGTCGAGTTGGCATTCTTCTCTTGATGGCGGCAATTATTGGGGATCCCAAACCCACGACCGTGCATTATCCCGAAGAAAATCTGTTAGTGGGTTAG
- a CDS encoding NDP-sugar synthase, whose product MQAVIIAGGKGTRMAPLTQTTPKPMLPLLDRPFLAWMVDRCRAVGITDILINVHYHAHQIEDYFGDGGAWGVQIRYLREETPLDTAGAMKLAEPYFTGDSLLVFNADILTDLDLQELIDCHRTAQAQATLALTRVTNPTAFGLVELAETQGGGNQVVAFREKPTPEQAAELGIDTINAGTYVLEPGIFAQYDHGQPLSFERTVFPQLLAQSQRMAALIWEGYWQDLGTPQKYYQAHLDSLAGIMPYPIAEYATEIAPQVWAAPTAEVHAQAILKGPSYIGEKVKIGAKAVVPEGTVIGQASLVDRPLEPGIYPAGTLAI is encoded by the coding sequence ATGCAGGCTGTGATTATTGCGGGTGGTAAAGGGACGCGTATGGCCCCGTTGACCCAAACCACGCCCAAGCCAATGTTGCCCTTATTAGATCGCCCCTTTTTGGCCTGGATGGTGGATCGCTGTCGGGCTGTGGGGATTACGGATATTTTGATTAATGTTCATTACCACGCGCACCAGATTGAAGACTATTTTGGCGATGGCGGGGCCTGGGGGGTGCAAATTCGTTATCTGCGTGAGGAAACTCCCTTAGATACGGCCGGGGCGATGAAGTTAGCGGAACCCTATTTTACCGGTGACTCGTTATTGGTCTTTAATGCCGATATTTTGACGGATTTAGACCTGCAAGAATTGATCGACTGCCACCGCACCGCCCAGGCCCAGGCCACCCTAGCTTTAACCCGTGTGACTAATCCGACCGCCTTTGGCCTGGTTGAGCTAGCCGAAACTCAAGGGGGGGGGAATCAAGTCGTTGCTTTTCGGGAAAAACCCACCCCTGAGCAGGCGGCTGAATTGGGCATTGACACCATTAATGCTGGAACCTATGTCCTCGAGCCAGGGATTTTTGCCCAGTACGATCATGGCCAGCCCTTAAGTTTTGAGCGCACAGTTTTCCCCCAACTCCTGGCCCAGTCACAGCGAATGGCGGCCTTGATTTGGGAGGGCTATTGGCAGGATTTAGGCACACCCCAGAAATATTACCAGGCCCATCTCGATAGCTTGGCGGGAATTATGCCCTATCCGATTGCCGAGTACGCGACTGAAATTGCCCCCCAGGTTTGGGCCGCGCCGACCGCAGAAGTTCATGCCCAGGCCATTCTTAAGGGGCCAAGCTATATTGGCGAGAAGGTGAAGATTGGGGCCAAGGCGGTTGTGCCAGAGGGAACAGTGATTGGTCAGGCTTCCTTGGTGGATCGGCCCTTGGAACCCGGTATTTATCCGGCGGGGACATTAGCCATCTGA
- a CDS encoding META domain-containing protein — translation MSHPFRLAITGLVSTVLSGVPLATLAQAPSDPSSWLDQPLTNWNRPTSDFPALPKPLPATNISQCVSQIRQPSLDAERAVVAKGWKLFGPLQTYDTTQLFLATSGFDGMCRPMGFQAFVYVEGRYAGTLSPVLMDSRSDGVLYAPYLNSGSEINVEFARYRSTDPLCCPSGKSFVTFKIRPDEVPDLIATTVTTTENNGNNSTPVSTSSPSMVLAGPKWYLQAIGNQRIPLEQVKANPPYVEFNASEQRYFGSGGCNRFTGGFRGTGNALKLGPAASTKMACLQGNVQEIESQFFQAMGKVTRYEIQGNTLRLYAQNQLALVFQSR, via the coding sequence ATGTCCCACCCGTTTCGTTTAGCTATCACTGGCCTGGTTTCTACGGTGCTGTCTGGGGTTCCCTTGGCTACCCTGGCCCAGGCCCCGAGTGATCCTTCTTCTTGGCTCGATCAACCCTTAACCAACTGGAACCGCCCAACCTCAGACTTTCCGGCATTGCCAAAACCCTTGCCCGCCACCAATATCAGTCAATGTGTGAGCCAAATTCGCCAGCCTAGCCTAGATGCCGAGCGGGCCGTAGTCGCCAAAGGCTGGAAATTGTTTGGCCCCTTGCAAACCTATGACACCACCCAGTTGTTTTTAGCCACCTCTGGTTTTGATGGGATGTGCCGGCCCATGGGCTTCCAGGCCTTTGTCTATGTGGAGGGCCGTTACGCCGGGACGCTCTCCCCTGTATTAATGGACTCCCGGAGTGATGGGGTTCTTTATGCACCTTATCTGAACAGTGGCAGCGAAATTAACGTTGAGTTTGCCCGTTATCGCAGCACGGATCCCCTCTGTTGTCCCTCTGGGAAAAGCTTTGTTACCTTCAAGATTCGTCCTGATGAAGTTCCCGACTTAATTGCGACTACTGTAACAACAACCGAAAACAATGGGAATAATTCCACTCCAGTTTCTACCTCCAGTCCGTCTATGGTGTTAGCTGGCCCCAAATGGTATCTCCAGGCCATTGGTAACCAAAGGATTCCACTAGAGCAAGTCAAAGCCAATCCCCCCTATGTGGAATTTAATGCCAGTGAACAACGCTATTTTGGCTCTGGAGGTTGTAACCGATTTACGGGGGGGTTTAGGGGGACGGGTAATGCCTTGAAGCTTGGCCCCGCTGCCAGTACAAAAATGGCCTGTTTACAGGGTAATGTCCAAGAGATTGAATCTCAATTCTTCCAGGCCATGGGGAAGGTAACCCGCTATGAAATCCAAGGCAACACCTTGCGGCTCTACGCCCAAAACCAACTGGCCCTGGTGTTCCAATCCCGATAA